A stretch of the Lolium perenne isolate Kyuss_39 chromosome 3, Kyuss_2.0, whole genome shotgun sequence genome encodes the following:
- the LOC127318339 gene encoding putative protein ABIL2 isoform X1, translating to MVEAVGSFQRRGAGPGTTRMRSTGEEAQMEESLVFSETIKDLKTLRSQLYSAAEYFELSYIQEDGKQAVVSNLKEYAVKALVNTVDHLGSISFKVSSLVEQKFDEVAEANLRVSCIQQRTQMGQACMNREGLSQQSLVITAPKYHKRYILPAGGESIPNAVPNFSEMNKAKNRTAQMQQAFSAAQPKTKDKQPSFRKLRSMARTPSQRAHSSSPVQHPRFMAPSETAIPNKKDKKSDSPISSTTPLTRSGSLSKKPSLLKTSSVRVQMHTTSDPKRLAPLRSYADRYNEDSKEGEQTPKKSKKFLKSLLSRRKSRKEEPLPCYFEDY from the exons ATGGTGGAAGCAGTGGGGTCTTTCCAGAGGAGAGGCGCCggccccggcacaacgaggaTGCGCAGCACTGGGGAGGAGGCGCAGATGGAGGAGTCCCTCGTCTTCTCTGAAACCATCAAG GATCTCAAGACTCTGCGGTCGCAACTCTACTCGGCGGCAGAGTATTTCGAACTATCCTACATACAGGAGGACGGAAAGCAGGC ggtggtGAGTAACCTTAAGGAGTATGCTGTGAAGGCCCTCGTCAACACTGTCGATCACCTGGGATCCATATCCTTCAAGGTCTCCAGTCTTGTCGAGCAAAAGTTCGATGAGGTCGCCGAGGCCAATTTGCGGGTCTCCTGCATCCAACAG AGAACTCAAATGGGCCAAGCGTGCATGAATCGGGAAGGCCTTTCGCAGCAATCCTTGGTCATCACTGCTCCAAAGTATCACAAGCGGTACATCTTACCAG CAGGAGGTGAATCAATTCCCAATGCTGTCCCCAACTTCAGCGAGATGAATAAGGCCAAGAACCGGACTGCCCAGATGCAACAAGCTTTCAGCG CAGCCCAACCAAAAACCAAAGACAAGCAACCTTCATTCCG CAAGCTTCGGTCAATGGCCCGTACACCTTCTCAGCGTGCACATTCATCCTCTCCGGTGCAGCATCCGCGCTTCATGGCACCTTCTGAGACTGCAATACCTAACAAAAAAG ATAAAAAGTCGGATTCGCCAATTTCTTCGACAACTCCACTCACAAGGTCTGGATCGCTCTCAAAGAAGCCATCCTTGCTCAAGACGTCAAGTGTCAGGGTTCAG ATGCACACCACTTCAGATCCCAAAAGATTGGCACCGCTGCGGTCATACGCTGATAGGTACAATGAAGATTCCAAGGAAGGCGAGCAGACTCCGAAGAAGAGCAAGAAGTTTCTCAAATCGCTGCTCAGCAGGCGCAAGTCTAGAAAAGAAGAACCACTGCCCTGTTACTTCGAAGATTACTGA
- the LOC127318339 gene encoding putative protein ABIL2 isoform X2, protein MVEAVGSFQRRGAGPGTTRMRSTGEEAQMEESLVFSETIKDLKTLRSQLYSAAEYFELSYIQEDGKQAVVSNLKEYAVKALVNTVDHLGSISFKVSSLVEQKFDEVAEANLRVSCIQQRTQMGQACMNREGLSQQSLVITAPKYHKRYILPGGESIPNAVPNFSEMNKAKNRTAQMQQAFSAAQPKTKDKQPSFRKLRSMARTPSQRAHSSSPVQHPRFMAPSETAIPNKKDKKSDSPISSTTPLTRSGSLSKKPSLLKTSSVRVQMHTTSDPKRLAPLRSYADRYNEDSKEGEQTPKKSKKFLKSLLSRRKSRKEEPLPCYFEDY, encoded by the exons ATGGTGGAAGCAGTGGGGTCTTTCCAGAGGAGAGGCGCCggccccggcacaacgaggaTGCGCAGCACTGGGGAGGAGGCGCAGATGGAGGAGTCCCTCGTCTTCTCTGAAACCATCAAG GATCTCAAGACTCTGCGGTCGCAACTCTACTCGGCGGCAGAGTATTTCGAACTATCCTACATACAGGAGGACGGAAAGCAGGC ggtggtGAGTAACCTTAAGGAGTATGCTGTGAAGGCCCTCGTCAACACTGTCGATCACCTGGGATCCATATCCTTCAAGGTCTCCAGTCTTGTCGAGCAAAAGTTCGATGAGGTCGCCGAGGCCAATTTGCGGGTCTCCTGCATCCAACAG AGAACTCAAATGGGCCAAGCGTGCATGAATCGGGAAGGCCTTTCGCAGCAATCCTTGGTCATCACTGCTCCAAAGTATCACAAGCGGTACATCTTACCAG GAGGTGAATCAATTCCCAATGCTGTCCCCAACTTCAGCGAGATGAATAAGGCCAAGAACCGGACTGCCCAGATGCAACAAGCTTTCAGCG CAGCCCAACCAAAAACCAAAGACAAGCAACCTTCATTCCG CAAGCTTCGGTCAATGGCCCGTACACCTTCTCAGCGTGCACATTCATCCTCTCCGGTGCAGCATCCGCGCTTCATGGCACCTTCTGAGACTGCAATACCTAACAAAAAAG ATAAAAAGTCGGATTCGCCAATTTCTTCGACAACTCCACTCACAAGGTCTGGATCGCTCTCAAAGAAGCCATCCTTGCTCAAGACGTCAAGTGTCAGGGTTCAG ATGCACACCACTTCAGATCCCAAAAGATTGGCACCGCTGCGGTCATACGCTGATAGGTACAATGAAGATTCCAAGGAAGGCGAGCAGACTCCGAAGAAGAGCAAGAAGTTTCTCAAATCGCTGCTCAGCAGGCGCAAGTCTAGAAAAGAAGAACCACTGCCCTGTTACTTCGAAGATTACTGA